The Vicinamibacterales bacterium genome contains a region encoding:
- the fliF gene encoding flagellar basal-body MS-ring/collar protein FliF codes for MNPQQLLAHVSRLRSTLSTGQLASLAAAFVAVVGVVVGAAYWANAPDYTVLYGELDPESANAVVSKLKAGNVPYRLEDAGATLLVPSTRVDELRLDFASQGLPPAGRIGFEIFDRTSFGTTEFLEKVNFRRGLEGELARTIATIRDVASARVHIALAKDSLFTTEAEPAKASVVLKLRNSRPLAPATAAAIAGLMASSVESLRPESVVIMDTFGRPLTRPSEDADGDMAGPTLERQQRLERDLTLKVVSLLEPVVGPGRVRVNVSAQMTAGTSEETEETWDPNSVVRSQQKSSDTTTSLMNSSKQGGLAGGVAGARANAPPDASTANPQAVQVAGTEATNGRTTETTNYEIGKKTRHTLEPGGQVARLSVAVIVDDLRTPGEEGKPATNKSREAAEMERIKGLVAASVGLNAERGDQLTVENIAFEEPVEPVEAPGPWWKQVAPTVNTTLGVTVGDLLRWALVGFLALVALFAVIRPMAKAALGAGPAPAAALPEAASATAPAVAAPRTVAELEGEMHAAIESRREVGRVPALTKNLAARAEQQPEHVAQLVRAMLSQEER; via the coding sequence GTGAATCCCCAGCAGCTCCTCGCCCACGTCTCGCGGCTCCGGTCGACCCTGTCGACCGGCCAGCTGGCGAGCCTCGCCGCCGCGTTCGTCGCCGTCGTCGGCGTCGTCGTCGGCGCGGCGTACTGGGCCAACGCCCCCGACTACACGGTCCTGTACGGCGAACTGGACCCCGAGTCCGCCAACGCCGTCGTGTCGAAGCTGAAGGCCGGCAACGTGCCGTACCGCCTCGAGGACGCCGGCGCCACGCTCCTCGTGCCGTCCACGCGCGTGGACGAGCTCCGGCTCGACTTCGCCTCGCAGGGCCTGCCGCCGGCCGGCCGCATCGGCTTCGAGATCTTCGACCGGACCTCGTTCGGCACGACCGAGTTCCTGGAGAAGGTGAACTTCCGCCGCGGCCTCGAAGGGGAGCTGGCGCGCACGATCGCCACCATCCGCGACGTGGCGAGCGCGCGCGTGCACATCGCCCTCGCCAAGGACTCGCTCTTCACCACCGAGGCCGAGCCGGCGAAGGCGTCGGTGGTGCTGAAGCTCCGGAACTCGCGCCCGCTGGCGCCGGCCACGGCGGCCGCGATCGCCGGCCTGATGGCCTCCTCGGTCGAGTCCCTCCGCCCCGAGTCGGTCGTGATCATGGACACCTTCGGGCGGCCGCTCACGCGTCCGTCCGAGGACGCGGACGGCGACATGGCCGGCCCGACGCTCGAGCGCCAGCAGCGGCTCGAACGGGACCTGACCCTGAAGGTCGTGTCGCTCCTGGAGCCGGTGGTCGGCCCCGGGCGGGTGCGCGTGAACGTCTCCGCACAGATGACGGCCGGGACGTCCGAGGAGACCGAGGAGACCTGGGACCCCAACTCGGTCGTCCGCAGCCAGCAGAAGTCGTCCGACACCACGACCTCGCTCATGAACTCGTCCAAGCAGGGCGGGCTGGCCGGGGGCGTGGCCGGCGCGCGCGCCAACGCCCCGCCCGACGCGAGCACCGCCAACCCCCAGGCCGTGCAGGTCGCGGGCACCGAGGCCACCAACGGCCGGACGACCGAGACGACCAACTACGAGATCGGCAAGAAGACCCGCCACACCCTGGAGCCCGGCGGCCAGGTCGCGCGGCTGTCGGTGGCCGTCATCGTGGACGACCTGCGCACGCCCGGCGAGGAGGGGAAGCCCGCCACCAACAAGTCACGCGAGGCGGCGGAGATGGAGCGCATCAAGGGGCTCGTGGCCGCGTCGGTCGGCCTGAACGCCGAGCGCGGGGACCAGCTCACGGTCGAGAACATCGCGTTCGAGGAACCGGTCGAGCCCGTCGAGGCGCCGGGGCCGTGGTGGAAGCAGGTGGCGCCCACCGTGAACACGACGCTCGGCGTCACGGTCGGCGACCTGCTGCGCTGGGCGCTTGTGGGCTTCCTGGCGCTGGTCGCCCTGTTCGCCGTGATCCGGCCGATGGCCAAGGCCGCGCTCGGCGCGGGGCCGGCGCCGGCGGCGGCACTGCCCGAAGCCGCGTCCGCCACCGCGCCCGCCGTGGCGGCGCCGCGGACCGTCGCCGAACTCGAGGGCGAGATGCACGCGGCCATCGAGTCCCGGCGGGAGGTGGGGCGCGTCCCGGCGCTGACCAAGAACCTCGCGGCGCGGGCCGAACAGCAGCCGGAGCACGTGGCGCAGCTGGTCAGGGCGATGCTGTCGCAGGAGGAGCGGTAA
- the fliE gene encoding flagellar hook-basal body complex protein FliE, which produces MAITPISTPPALATPGAGARDTADAGSFGSSLEALLHSVESTAGEANQAVSAMAEGTGDVHSAMLALQRAEVSMQFTVQVRNKLVQAYQDLMRMPI; this is translated from the coding sequence ATGGCCATCACACCCATCTCCACGCCGCCCGCACTCGCCACGCCGGGTGCCGGCGCGCGCGACACCGCCGACGCGGGCAGCTTCGGCAGCTCGCTCGAGGCGCTCCTGCACTCGGTCGAATCGACGGCCGGGGAGGCCAACCAGGCGGTGTCCGCGATGGCCGAGGGCACCGGCGACGTCCACTCGGCGATGCTGGCGCTGCAGCGGGCCGAGGTGTCCATGCAGTTCACGGTGCAGGTGCGCAACAAACTGGTCCAGGCCTACCAGGACCTCATGCGGATGCCCATCTAG
- the flgC gene encoding flagellar basal body rod protein FlgC: MPLSTALSASASALDAQRARIEVAVSNIANAESTRGPDGQPYRRRDVVLGAEPIEPFAGALDRAGAIGVTVQDIVEDQAPFRRRYEPSHPDADAEGFVATPNVDVPEEMVDMLGAARAYQANLTAINLIRDTIQRALELGR, from the coding sequence ATGCCGCTCTCGACCGCCCTCTCCGCCAGCGCCAGCGCCCTCGACGCGCAGCGCGCGCGCATCGAGGTCGCCGTCTCGAACATCGCCAACGCCGAGTCCACGCGCGGTCCCGACGGACAGCCGTACCGCCGTCGGGACGTCGTGCTCGGCGCCGAGCCGATCGAGCCGTTCGCAGGCGCGCTGGACCGCGCCGGCGCCATTGGAGTCACCGTGCAGGACATCGTCGAAGACCAGGCCCCGTTCCGCCGACGCTACGAGCCCTCGCATCCCGACGCGGACGCCGAGGGATTCGTCGCGACCCCGAACGTGGACGTGCCGGAGGAGATGGTCGACATGCTGGGCGCCGCGCGCGCCTACCAGGCCAACCTCACGGCCATCAACCTCATTCGCGACACCATCCAGCGCGCGCTCGAGCTGGGACGCTAG
- the flgB gene encoding flagellar basal body rod protein FlgB, which translates to MPDISDAAILAALGRQLNQAVARQTVAASNLANVDTPGYRTREVSFDDALDDQLGMLSRTDDRHLGEPDPDTEHVAESQGLASRRDGNNVQVDRELLAMTRAAGDFSKAQTALAAKFRLVRYAINEGR; encoded by the coding sequence GTGCCTGACATCAGCGACGCGGCAATCCTGGCGGCTCTCGGCCGTCAGTTGAACCAGGCGGTGGCGCGCCAGACCGTCGCCGCCAGCAACCTCGCCAACGTGGACACGCCGGGCTACCGGACGCGCGAGGTGTCGTTCGACGACGCGCTCGACGATCAGCTCGGGATGCTGTCGCGCACGGACGACCGGCACCTCGGCGAGCCCGACCCGGACACCGAACACGTGGCCGAGTCGCAGGGGCTCGCGTCGCGGCGCGACGGCAACAACGTGCAGGTGGATCGCGAGCTGCTCGCCATGACGCGGGCGGCCGGCGACTTCTCGAAGGCGCAGACGGCGCTCGCCGCGAAGTTCCGCCTGGTGCGCTACGCCATCAACGAGGGGAGATAG
- a CDS encoding response regulator, with translation MEALVVDDDEAVREVISSYLTKLGLTVTGATDGRSAISAIERARGRFKVVVTDLGLPGADGLAVLKAARQANASCYVIIVTGYASLDSAIAAVRHGAYDYLTKPFSLGQLDVILRRIVDRESLERENRQLLHADTSPWPARAPAGGTDLDARLSRIEGALERIEASLGLPVPAGTFERR, from the coding sequence ATGGAAGCCCTCGTCGTGGACGACGACGAGGCGGTCCGCGAGGTCATCAGCTCGTACCTGACCAAGCTCGGACTCACGGTCACGGGCGCAACTGACGGCCGATCAGCGATTTCCGCGATCGAGCGGGCGCGCGGACGCTTCAAGGTCGTCGTGACGGACCTGGGGCTGCCTGGCGCCGACGGCCTGGCGGTGCTCAAGGCCGCCCGACAGGCCAACGCCTCGTGCTACGTCATCATCGTCACCGGGTATGCGTCGCTCGACTCGGCGATCGCGGCCGTGCGCCACGGCGCCTACGACTACCTCACCAAGCCGTTCTCGCTTGGGCAACTCGACGTCATCCTGCGCAGGATCGTCGACCGCGAGTCGCTGGAACGCGAGAACCGCCAGCTGCTCCACGCCGACACGTCGCCCTGGCCGGCGCGTGCGCCGGCGGGCGGGACGGACCTCGACGCGCGTCTCTCCCGCATCGAGGGGGCGCTGGAGCGCATCGAGGCCTCGCTCGGCCTTCCGGTGCCCGCGGGGACGTTCGAGCGACGCTGA
- a CDS encoding sigma-54 dependent transcriptional regulator → MTQAPPPTVLVVEDEATLRELIAESLEAQGFAVAQAQDAADALERLAGFAYDGLVVDLRLPDADGMDVLDAALDRYPELRSVVITGFGGVDEAVRAIKRGAIDFLIKPFQLGQLAHVLHAGITERRLRIENAQLRAQLHDRFGFDNVVGRSAAMQHVFSTLELVSPMNSGVLIQGETGTGKELIARTIHYNSPRRDQHFVAFNSAAIPESLAEAELFGHVKGAFTGAVNARVGRFELAHKGTLFIDEVGSMSLALQAKLLRALQEREVERVGESKAFKFDIRVIAASNVDLRKLVKDGAFREDLFYRLNVVPITLPPLRQRREDVALIAQHFLQKSCKSNGLTGRVLGQATLRALMDYPWPGNIRQLENAIEHAVAMSGGEREITPAMLPEDVRQPGQSALLTPVTIPDEGLDFSTVMTQLERELLRRGLEKTGGNKRQAARLLNLSRTTLIDKLNRLGGDEAVTAA, encoded by the coding sequence ATGACCCAAGCACCACCTCCGACCGTGCTCGTCGTCGAAGACGAGGCCACCCTCCGCGAGCTCATCGCGGAATCTCTCGAGGCCCAGGGCTTCGCCGTCGCCCAGGCCCAGGACGCCGCCGACGCGCTCGAACGGCTCGCCGGCTTCGCGTACGACGGGCTCGTCGTGGATCTCAGGCTGCCCGACGCCGACGGCATGGACGTGCTCGACGCCGCCCTCGACCGCTACCCGGAGCTCCGGTCGGTCGTCATCACCGGCTTCGGCGGCGTGGACGAGGCCGTGCGCGCGATCAAGCGCGGCGCCATCGACTTCCTGATCAAGCCCTTCCAGCTCGGGCAGCTCGCGCACGTGCTGCACGCGGGCATCACCGAGCGGCGCCTGCGCATCGAGAACGCGCAGCTGCGCGCGCAACTGCACGACCGCTTCGGCTTCGACAACGTCGTCGGCCGGAGCGCGGCCATGCAGCACGTCTTCTCCACCCTGGAGCTCGTGTCGCCCATGAACAGCGGCGTCCTCATCCAGGGCGAGACCGGCACGGGCAAGGAGCTCATCGCGCGCACCATCCACTACAACAGCCCGCGGCGCGACCAGCACTTCGTGGCCTTCAATTCCGCCGCGATCCCCGAGAGCCTGGCCGAGGCCGAGCTCTTCGGGCACGTGAAGGGCGCCTTCACGGGCGCCGTCAACGCGCGCGTGGGCCGCTTCGAGCTCGCGCACAAGGGCACGCTCTTCATCGACGAGGTGGGCTCGATGTCGCTCGCGCTGCAGGCCAAGCTGCTGCGGGCGCTGCAGGAGCGCGAGGTGGAACGCGTCGGCGAGTCGAAGGCGTTCAAGTTCGACATCCGCGTCATCGCGGCCAGCAATGTCGATCTGCGCAAGCTGGTGAAGGACGGGGCCTTCCGCGAGGACCTGTTCTACCGCCTGAACGTGGTGCCCATCACCCTGCCCCCGCTGCGCCAGCGCCGCGAGGACGTCGCCCTCATCGCCCAGCACTTCCTGCAGAAGTCCTGCAAGAGCAACGGCCTCACGGGACGCGTGCTCGGCCAGGCGACCCTCCGGGCGCTCATGGACTACCCGTGGCCCGGGAACATCCGCCAGCTCGAGAACGCCATCGAACATGCCGTCGCCATGAGCGGGGGCGAGCGCGAGATCACGCCGGCGATGCTGCCGGAGGACGTGCGCCAGCCCGGCCAGTCGGCGCTGCTCACGCCGGTCACCATTCCCGACGAGGGTCTCGACTTCAGCACCGTCATGACCCAGCTCGAGCGCGAGCTCCTGCGGCGCGGCCTCGAGAAGACGGGCGGCAACAAGCGGCAGGCGGCGCGCCTGCTCAACCTGAGCCGTACCACGCTCATCGACAAGCTGAACCGGCTCGGCGGCGACGAGGCCGTCACGGCGGCCTAG
- a CDS encoding HAMP domain-containing sensor histidine kinase, which translates to MLRLRAVPVDVAPARGAPPPDEWLALVNRQSLAVRLLAATIHDVNNILQVMSGAAEVLALDPTPATVAKRTTAIVSHSVAATSALHALTTFVRATSSAADGARPLTVARAVVAARQHAIRKARLTVTVEGDEGAMCAVASHRLHQVILNLFLNAEHALAGVTDGRIRVEVAAGDLVRVVVTDNGPGLDPRAAEAAFAWPPRPGEAAGALGLGLRVSRALVADAGGTLTLGPDEGGGLRAVLDLPRLSS; encoded by the coding sequence GTGCTAAGGTTGAGGGCCGTGCCCGTGGACGTGGCCCCGGCCAGGGGCGCTCCGCCCCCCGACGAGTGGCTCGCCCTCGTCAATCGGCAGTCGCTCGCCGTGAGACTCCTGGCGGCGACGATCCACGACGTGAACAACATCCTGCAGGTGATGAGCGGCGCCGCCGAGGTGCTCGCCCTCGACCCCACGCCTGCCACCGTCGCCAAGCGAACCACGGCCATCGTGTCCCACTCCGTCGCCGCGACCTCGGCGTTGCACGCGTTGACCACGTTCGTGAGGGCCACCAGCAGCGCCGCCGACGGGGCGCGGCCCCTGACGGTGGCCCGCGCGGTGGTGGCGGCCCGTCAGCACGCCATCCGCAAGGCGCGCCTGACCGTCACGGTGGAGGGCGACGAGGGCGCGATGTGTGCCGTGGCGAGCCATCGACTGCACCAGGTCATCCTGAACCTGTTCCTGAACGCCGAGCACGCCCTGGCGGGCGTGACCGACGGGCGGATCCGAGTCGAGGTCGCGGCCGGCGACCTCGTGCGCGTGGTGGTGACCGACAACGGGCCGGGCCTGGACCCGCGGGCGGCCGAGGCTGCGTTCGCGTGGCCGCCGCGCCCCGGGGAGGCTGCCGGGGCGCTGGGCCTCGGCCTTCGCGTGAGCCGCGCCCTCGTGGCCGACGCCGGAGGGACGCTGACCCTGGGGCCCGACGAGGGCGGCGGCCTGAGGGCCGTCCTCGACCTGCCCCGTCTGTCGTCCTGA
- a CDS encoding response regulator — MRFLVVDDSSTMRRIIINTLGKLGHTECREAGNGKEGLDQLAAGPVDIVITDWNMPEMNGVEFARAIRANDATKQLPILMVTTNAAEGDIVEALKAGVSNYVVKPFTPATIKEKIESVLKA; from the coding sequence ATGCGCTTTCTCGTCGTCGACGACTCGAGCACGATGCGCCGCATCATCATCAACACGCTGGGAAAACTGGGCCACACCGAGTGTCGGGAAGCCGGCAACGGCAAGGAAGGCCTGGATCAGCTCGCGGCAGGCCCCGTGGACATCGTGATCACGGACTGGAACATGCCCGAGATGAACGGGGTCGAGTTCGCCCGGGCGATCCGCGCCAACGACGCCACCAAGCAGCTCCCCATCCTGATGGTCACGACGAACGCCGCCGAGGGCGACATCGTCGAGGCGCTGAAGGCGGGCGTGAGCAACTACGTGGTGAAACCCTTTACGCCGGCTACGATCAAGGA